The Armatimonadota bacterium genome has a segment encoding these proteins:
- a CDS encoding extracellular solute-binding protein has translation MSLSARNYLSYRVRAILFLAAVALYAPASRAVTTIRFRYWGDIKELHIVRDQCAAFEKAHPGVHVSAERAPAGDPYVQKVLVEFAGGTPPDVLFVETNMFVTLADKGVLLPLNTFMEKDPSFHIRDYYPEIVDRFTMKDPVTGKPNVLTIPRDIAPVCCVYYNKKIFDEAGVPYPSDDWSWSEDPARFSKPGFDPDKDFLSICKRLIKINPRTGRPSQFAFSGDIDHFIYSAGGRFVDNVKNPTRVMYDDPKTLMGLQFRADLVNKYHYMPSPLDYSAMGVGAPDLFLTGRLAMFHSGIWNTPQFRDIKTFDWDVAMFPKGPTGIRAFGTGGSGYGMARGTKHPELAWELVKYLAGPVGQSALAATGLAQPSIRKLAESKVWLDGKKPLHKIITCQGVPFIQFNPFTPVWNEVNTKVNPELDLVWEGKQTAKAAVTKTLPAAQRVLDQWRFPQKLRPFPWAAGVTAFFLILAGIVFTIWWVSRSEWRGLKSRHRRKDAVAGYVFIAPWIIGFIVFTIGPIVASFMLAFCQWDLINPAKWVGFGNYAQIFTQDELFGKSLSNTIFFTVFSVPLGVAGSLAVALLLNIKVKGQAWFRTAYYLPAVTSAVAASVLWLWVFNPDFGLLNTAVDRLHLMGLANLLHMVDPDKHKILWLLDERLAKPSLILMGLWGVGGGMIIFLAGLQGIPNALYEAAELDGAGILSKFRNVTIPMLTPTIFFTLIMGVIGSFQVFTQAFVMTSGGPHNATLFYVLYLYQNAFQFLKMGYASALAWILFAFILIVTAIQFRFSGWVYYESGDAK, from the coding sequence ATGTCTCTGTCTGCCCGCAATTATCTTTCTTACCGGGTTCGTGCCATTCTGTTCCTCGCGGCTGTCGCGTTGTATGCGCCCGCTTCCCGGGCCGTGACCACCATCCGGTTCCGCTACTGGGGCGATATCAAGGAACTGCACATCGTGCGGGATCAGTGCGCCGCCTTCGAGAAGGCGCACCCCGGCGTACACGTCAGCGCGGAGCGCGCGCCGGCGGGCGACCCCTACGTTCAAAAGGTGCTCGTCGAATTCGCGGGCGGTACCCCCCCCGATGTCCTCTTCGTTGAAACCAACATGTTCGTCACGCTGGCGGACAAGGGTGTCCTGCTCCCGCTCAACACGTTCATGGAGAAGGACCCATCCTTCCACATCCGGGACTACTATCCGGAAATCGTAGACCGGTTCACGATGAAGGACCCCGTGACGGGCAAGCCCAACGTCCTCACCATTCCCAGGGATATCGCGCCGGTCTGCTGCGTCTATTACAACAAGAAGATTTTCGATGAGGCCGGCGTGCCTTATCCTTCGGACGACTGGTCCTGGTCCGAAGACCCTGCTCGCTTCAGCAAACCCGGTTTCGACCCGGACAAGGATTTCCTCTCGATCTGCAAGAGGCTCATCAAGATCAATCCCAGGACCGGCCGCCCCAGCCAGTTCGCGTTCAGCGGCGATATCGACCACTTCATTTACTCCGCGGGCGGCCGCTTCGTGGACAACGTGAAGAACCCGACGCGCGTGATGTACGACGATCCGAAGACCCTGATGGGCCTCCAGTTCCGCGCGGACCTCGTGAACAAATACCATTACATGCCCTCACCGCTGGACTATTCCGCGATGGGGGTGGGCGCTCCGGACCTCTTCCTCACAGGCCGCCTCGCGATGTTCCATTCAGGAATCTGGAATACGCCCCAGTTCCGCGATATCAAGACGTTCGACTGGGACGTGGCGATGTTCCCCAAAGGGCCCACCGGCATCCGCGCGTTCGGCACCGGCGGTTCCGGCTACGGAATGGCGCGGGGCACGAAGCACCCGGAACTCGCCTGGGAGCTCGTGAAATACCTCGCCGGCCCGGTAGGGCAGTCCGCGCTGGCGGCCACGGGACTGGCGCAGCCCTCCATCAGGAAACTGGCGGAATCGAAGGTCTGGCTGGACGGCAAGAAGCCCCTGCACAAGATCATCACCTGTCAGGGCGTGCCGTTCATCCAGTTCAACCCGTTTACGCCGGTCTGGAACGAGGTCAACACCAAGGTAAACCCGGAACTGGACCTGGTGTGGGAAGGCAAGCAGACGGCGAAGGCCGCCGTAACGAAGACGCTGCCTGCCGCGCAGCGCGTGCTGGATCAGTGGCGCTTCCCGCAGAAATTGCGGCCGTTCCCGTGGGCGGCCGGAGTGACCGCGTTCTTCCTGATCCTGGCGGGAATTGTATTCACCATCTGGTGGGTTTCGCGCTCCGAATGGAGGGGGCTCAAATCGCGCCATCGCCGTAAGGACGCGGTGGCCGGCTACGTCTTCATAGCGCCCTGGATCATCGGTTTCATCGTCTTCACCATCGGCCCCATCGTTGCGTCGTTCATGCTGGCATTCTGCCAGTGGGACCTCATCAACCCCGCGAAATGGGTCGGCTTTGGCAACTATGCGCAGATTTTCACCCAGGACGAGTTGTTCGGGAAGTCGCTGTCCAACACGATTTTCTTCACCGTTTTCAGCGTTCCCCTCGGCGTTGCGGGAAGCCTGGCGGTCGCGCTCCTCCTGAATATCAAGGTGAAGGGCCAGGCGTGGTTCCGCACGGCGTATTACCTCCCGGCCGTAACGTCCGCCGTGGCGGCCTCGGTGCTCTGGCTGTGGGTCTTCAACCCGGATTTCGGCCTCCTGAACACCGCGGTGGACCGCCTGCACCTGATGGGCCTGGCCAATCTGCTGCATATGGTCGATCCGGACAAGCACAAGATCCTGTGGCTGCTGGACGAGCGCCTCGCCAAACCGTCGCTGATCCTGATGGGCCTGTGGGGCGTGGGCGGAGGGATGATCATCTTCCTCGCCGGCCTCCAGGGGATTCCCAACGCCCTGTATGAGGCGGCCGAGCTCGACGGCGCCGGCATCCTGTCCAAATTCCGCAACGTAACGATCCCGATGCTCACGCCGACCATCTTCTTCACGCTCATCATGGGCGTGATCGGCAGCTTCCAGGTGTTCACCCAGGCGTTTGTAATGACAAGCGGCGGCCCGCACAACGCCACCCTGTTTTACGTGCTTTACCTGTACCAGAACGCCTTCCAGTTCCTGAAGATGGGCTACGCCAGCGCGCTCGCCTGGATCCTCTTCGCGTTTATCCTCATCGTCACGGCCATCCAGTTCCGGTTCAGCGGATGGGTCTACTACGAGTCCGGAGACGCGAAGTGA